AGGTTGCGCGCCACGGCGAGGATCCGCGTGTCGTTGTCGCCGAGCCGGAAGCCGGACGGCAGCGCCTGCGGGTCGGTGTGGTTGAGCTCGACACGCAGGGTGCCTCCCTCGGAGCCGATCCCCACCGGCTTGTCGAGGCGGCCGTGCACGACCCGGAGGTCGTCGAGGGCCCGCAGGGCGGAGCGGGCGAAGTAGCCGAGCTCGGGGTGGTGCCGCTTCCCCTCCAGCTCGGTGATGACGACGACCGGCAGCACGACCTCGTGCTCGGCGAAGCGGGTGAGCGCACCGGGATCGGCGAGCAGGACGCTGGTGTCGAGGACGTAGGTCCTGCGGCCCTCGGAGAACGCGGTGGACGGGCGGGCGGAGCTGGGCGATGAGGTCTTGCTGGCCACGACTAACCCCTTGCTGCGGGTCGGCGCGCGCACTCCTCGCCCGGCCCGATGTCATTCAACGGACCGGAGAGCTCCCATCTGAGTGCTCAAGGACTGCCTCCCGGTTCAGCAGGCTTCCCCACCTGCCGATGTCGCGAAAGTACGCCCGGCGCCCACCCGATCCGGGGCGACACGCCCGAACGCGAGGTGACGAGCAGATGACGTCTGCCGGGGGGCCGGCTCAGCCGCCGAAGCGGCGCTCGCGGGCGGCGTACGCACGGATCGCCCGGAGGAAGTCGACCCGCCTGAAGTCGGGCCAGAGGGCCTCGCAGAAGTAGAACTCCGAGTTGGCCGACTGCCACAGCAGGAAGCCGCCGAGGCGCTGCTCCCCCGACGTGCGGATCACCAGGTCGGGGTCGGGCTGGCCCTTGGTGTAGAGGTGGTCGGCGATGTGCTCGACGTCGATGATGTCGGCCAGCTCCTCCAGCGAGGTGCCGCGCGAGGCGTGGTCGGCGAGCAGGGCGCGGACCGCGTCGGCGATCTCGCGCCGCCCGCCGTAGCCGACGGCCACGTTGACCAGGATTCCGTCGATGTGCCGGGTCGCCTCCTCGGCCGCCTTGAGGCGCTCGGCGGTCTCGGTGGGCAGCAGGTCGAGCGCTCCCACGGGATGGATCCGCCAGCGCCCGGCCTCGGCCAGCGACTCGACGGCGCCCTCGATGATCTTCAGCAGGCCGGTCATCTGCTCGCGTGGGCGGTTGGTGAGGTTGTCGCTCGAGAGCAGCCACAGCGTCACGACCTCGACCCCCACCTCCTCGCACCAGCCGAGGAGCGGACGGATGTTGTCGGCGCCGGCCTGGTAGCCCTCGGCGGTGTTGAGGCCCACGGCCTTCGCCCACCGACGGTTGCCGTCGAGCATGACCCCCACGTGCTTCGGGATCTGGTCGTGGGGCAGGAGCTTCACCACCCGGGACTCGTAGGCCGGGTAGAGCACCCGTCGTACGGCGTCCTTCACGTTGACCACGGTCCGAGGATAACCGCGATGTGACCGAGTCCTCGCGGGAAGACCAGCGTGCCTTGTGCCGGTTTGGGTACTTTCTAGTCATGGAGACGACCTCATGACGCAGCGCGAGCGCGTCGAGCACGCCGTCGAGCGTGCCGGCGAGGTCGTGTCCGACAAGATGGCCGAGGTGAAGCCGAAGCTCCGGGGCTGGCTGCACGCCGCCACCGCACCGCTCGCGCTCGCCGCCGGCATCGTCCTCGTGGCCCTGTCCCCCACCGCCTCCACCCGCATCGGCTCGGCGGCCTTCGCGCTGTCCGCGCTCCTCGTCTTCACCGTGTCGGCGATCTACCACCGCGGCACCTGGTCGCCGCGCACG
This genomic stretch from Nocardioides renjunii harbors:
- a CDS encoding isoprenyl transferase; amino-acid sequence: MVNVKDAVRRVLYPAYESRVVKLLPHDQIPKHVGVMLDGNRRWAKAVGLNTAEGYQAGADNIRPLLGWCEEVGVEVVTLWLLSSDNLTNRPREQMTGLLKIIEGAVESLAEAGRWRIHPVGALDLLPTETAERLKAAEEATRHIDGILVNVAVGYGGRREIADAVRALLADHASRGTSLEELADIIDVEHIADHLYTKGQPDPDLVIRTSGEQRLGGFLLWQSANSEFYFCEALWPDFRRVDFLRAIRAYAARERRFGG